The Caulifigura coniformis genome includes a region encoding these proteins:
- a CDS encoding ExbD/TolR family protein, whose product MSASSDTSIEPNLTPILDMVFQLITFFMLVVNFKGGALDMSLELPVLGSARPLDTGGVEAVMVINLDSEGVFKLYGNVMDLKSYIEGEARAEVAKMQKTKSGFQAGQELPTMVAIRADRRTPFRVLNDAIKTCQEYGYRKFSLNAMNRSS is encoded by the coding sequence ATGTCTGCGTCCTCTGATACGAGCATTGAGCCGAATCTGACGCCGATCCTGGACATGGTGTTCCAGCTGATCACGTTTTTCATGCTCGTGGTGAATTTCAAGGGGGGGGCCCTGGACATGTCGCTGGAGCTGCCGGTGCTGGGATCGGCCAGGCCGCTCGACACCGGAGGAGTCGAGGCGGTGATGGTGATCAACCTTGATTCGGAAGGGGTGTTCAAGCTGTACGGCAACGTGATGGACCTGAAGTCGTACATCGAAGGCGAAGCGCGGGCGGAAGTCGCGAAGATGCAGAAGACCAAGTCGGGTTTCCAGGCGGGTCAGGAGCTGCCGACGATGGTGGCCATCCGCGCGGATCGCCGGACGCCGTTCCGCGTCCTCAATGACGCGATCAAGACGTGCCAGGAATACGGCTACCGGAAGTTCAGCCTCAACGCCATGAATCGGAGCAGCTGA
- a CDS encoding SDR family NAD(P)-dependent oxidoreductase, protein MSELNPYFEKVVVITGASSGFGCQASLELARRGAHVVLAARSEQTLHELASQCEMQDGGCAALAVPTDVSRREDVQQLFEMARRRFGKIDAWINNAGVGVIGRFDEVPIEDHEQVIRTDLLGTLYGSYEALRYFRRTGVGVLINVASVVGKIPAPLYTSYVAAKFGVVGFSDALRQELKAEGVDRIHVCTVMPMAHTTEFFEHAGNYSGRESTPIPPVYDPKVTVDKLVQLVVEPEDEVITGWQGPVFNTFHKLLPGAVEKLMSARTQKTQLEDAEPMLATSGTIHEPSSA, encoded by the coding sequence ATGTCTGAACTCAATCCTTACTTCGAAAAGGTCGTGGTGATTACAGGCGCGTCGAGCGGGTTCGGGTGCCAGGCGAGCCTCGAACTTGCCCGCCGCGGAGCTCACGTGGTGCTGGCCGCCCGGAGCGAGCAGACGCTGCACGAGCTGGCGAGCCAATGCGAGATGCAGGACGGAGGATGTGCGGCCCTGGCTGTCCCGACGGACGTCAGCAGGCGAGAGGACGTGCAGCAATTGTTCGAGATGGCCAGGCGTCGATTCGGAAAGATCGACGCCTGGATCAATAACGCGGGCGTGGGAGTGATCGGTCGATTCGACGAAGTCCCGATCGAAGACCATGAGCAGGTGATCCGCACCGACCTCCTGGGGACGCTGTACGGGAGCTACGAGGCGCTTCGCTACTTCCGGCGCACGGGGGTGGGCGTGCTGATCAACGTGGCGTCGGTCGTCGGGAAAATTCCTGCGCCGCTCTACACGTCTTACGTCGCCGCGAAATTCGGCGTGGTGGGGTTTTCGGATGCGCTGCGGCAGGAACTCAAGGCGGAGGGGGTGGACCGGATCCACGTCTGCACCGTGATGCCGATGGCGCACACAACGGAGTTCTTCGAGCATGCCGGGAACTACTCGGGGCGTGAGTCGACTCCAATTCCACCGGTGTACGACCCGAAAGTGACGGTGGACAAATTGGTCCAGCTGGTGGTGGAACCGGAGGATGAAGTGATCACCGGCTGGCAGGGGCCGGTGTTCAACACGTTTCACAAACTGCTGCCGGGAGCGGTGGAGAAACTCATGTCGGCCCGGACGCAGAAGACCCAGCTGGAAGACGCGGAACCGATGCTGGCGACTTCGGGCACGATCCACGAGCCATCGAGCGCCTAA
- a CDS encoding rhodanese-like domain-containing protein — protein MFLKPFLLVAVAAAPFLQPVPAVCQELRLAGASLEAVRAGIAARVKARPENVDVTYWVGGVEGPAILERGAGNVMPTASAIKAFFLVELFVRHADGLDGPIPDAGEILKDDHPAVSHFPAAVRDEIRRELTSASVRRVANIMQGNSDLSNAVYNAAANLVTAHLGGPEKLTALIHARDARFKSVMVRRYMLRDRTERGDNEATAESFAALHQALASRTLKGVPDAVISAVQEVLRRKSDAEAPLFAKDGGLGSDPMTSTRAGWKQTPRGGLVFVVMARRPITQAENRSAEYEDLQALTRALRDEALTLAASPMPMAPITTHTRDSLETVRANLSGNKAVLLDVRDRDEWEDGHLAAAILVPLGQLRKPASASELLKGVPKDKVVYTHCAVGRRALDAAGILQSMGYDVRPLSDGYDELVKQGFEKAK, from the coding sequence ATGTTTCTGAAACCATTCCTGCTGGTTGCCGTCGCAGCGGCCCCCTTTCTTCAGCCGGTTCCGGCGGTTTGCCAGGAGCTGAGGCTGGCCGGGGCCAGCCTGGAGGCCGTGCGTGCGGGGATCGCGGCGCGAGTGAAAGCGCGGCCGGAGAATGTCGACGTGACGTACTGGGTTGGCGGCGTCGAGGGGCCTGCGATCCTGGAGCGGGGCGCCGGGAACGTCATGCCGACGGCGAGCGCCATCAAGGCGTTCTTTCTTGTGGAACTGTTCGTGCGACATGCGGACGGGCTCGACGGTCCGATTCCCGACGCGGGTGAGATCCTGAAGGACGACCACCCGGCCGTTTCGCATTTCCCGGCGGCGGTGCGTGACGAGATCCGGAGGGAGCTGACCAGCGCGAGCGTGCGGCGGGTCGCGAACATCATGCAGGGGAACTCGGATCTCTCGAACGCCGTATATAACGCCGCGGCCAACCTGGTGACGGCGCACCTGGGAGGGCCGGAAAAGCTGACTGCCTTGATCCACGCGCGTGATGCGCGGTTCAAGTCGGTGATGGTGCGGAGGTATATGCTTCGCGACCGCACCGAGCGGGGAGACAACGAAGCGACGGCGGAGTCGTTCGCGGCGCTGCACCAGGCGCTGGCGTCACGCACGCTGAAGGGGGTTCCCGACGCGGTGATCTCCGCGGTTCAGGAGGTGCTTCGGCGAAAGTCGGACGCCGAGGCGCCGCTGTTCGCGAAGGATGGGGGGCTGGGGTCGGATCCGATGACGTCGACCCGCGCGGGGTGGAAGCAGACGCCGCGGGGCGGTCTCGTGTTCGTGGTGATGGCGCGGCGGCCGATCACGCAGGCCGAGAACCGATCGGCTGAATACGAGGATCTGCAGGCGTTGACGAGAGCGTTGCGGGACGAGGCGCTGACGTTGGCCGCGTCACCCATGCCGATGGCCCCGATCACCACGCATACACGTGACTCGCTGGAAACGGTTCGGGCGAACCTGAGCGGGAACAAGGCGGTCCTGCTCGATGTGCGCGACAGGGATGAATGGGAGGACGGACACCTCGCCGCGGCGATCCTGGTTCCGCTGGGTCAGTTGCGGAAGCCGGCTTCGGCGAGCGAACTGTTGAAGGGCGTGCCGAAAGACAAGGTGGTTTACACGCACTGCGCGGTGGGGAGACGAGCTCTCGACGCGGCGGGGATCCTGCAGTCGATGGGGTACGACGTGCGTCCGCTTTCGGACGGGTATGATGAACTGGTGAAGCAGGGATTCGAGAAGGCGAAATAG
- a CDS encoding MotA/TolQ/ExbB proton channel family protein encodes MQRLSFGIPQVLRSTMGLLLLAGMLSASLSPAAFAQEGAEPAPAAAPAPAPAPAEAAPAASEEAPKQEDSMLMWLIKTSGWIGAIILALSIYFVTVVVQTFLDLWSEEESTKLVLESCDGLLKSRDFAGMYKLVKEEDSMVGKTLTAGLTEMQYSLDDAREAVDRVSDAQTMRLEKKISMLAVIGSLGPMIGLLGTLKGMIHSFSAIATSGTQLKPDQVAHGISEALVLTFEGVGLSVPAIFFFAYFRNRIFTLSDDTALAVHDFLRRVHTALKAKPAAGAAPAAMPTSVTS; translated from the coding sequence ATGCAACGACTTTCGTTCGGGATTCCGCAGGTACTCCGGTCCACGATGGGGTTGCTGCTGCTTGCGGGAATGCTTTCCGCCAGCCTGTCGCCTGCCGCGTTTGCACAGGAGGGGGCTGAACCGGCTCCGGCGGCTGCCCCCGCTCCCGCCCCGGCGCCGGCTGAAGCCGCTCCGGCCGCCTCCGAGGAGGCGCCGAAGCAGGAAGACAGCATGCTGATGTGGCTGATCAAGACCTCGGGATGGATCGGCGCGATCATCCTGGCGCTGTCGATCTACTTCGTGACGGTGGTGGTGCAGACGTTCCTGGACCTGTGGTCGGAAGAGGAGTCGACCAAGCTGGTGCTTGAATCGTGCGACGGGCTGTTGAAGTCGCGAGATTTTGCGGGGATGTACAAGCTGGTGAAAGAAGAAGACTCGATGGTCGGCAAGACGCTGACCGCCGGCCTGACGGAAATGCAGTACAGCCTCGACGACGCCCGGGAAGCGGTGGATCGCGTTTCGGACGCCCAGACGATGCGGCTGGAAAAGAAGATCAGCATGCTGGCCGTCATCGGGTCGCTGGGCCCGATGATCGGACTTCTTGGCACGCTGAAGGGCATGATTCACAGCTTCAGCGCGATCGCGACGTCGGGCACGCAGCTGAAGCCGGATCAGGTCGCGCACGGCATCTCGGAAGCGCTGGTGCTGACGTTCGAAGGCGTCGGCCTGTCAGTCCCCGCGATCTTCTTCTTCGCCTACTTCCGGAACCGGATCTTCACCCTCTCGGACGACACGGCGCTGGCCGTGCATGACTTCCTGCGTCGCGTGCACACCGCGCTCAAGGCCAAGCCGGCTGCCGGGGCCGCGCCTGCGGCGATGCCGACTTCGGTCACGTCGTGA
- a CDS encoding ExbD/TolR family protein: MAKRAKKHRSSEEVQLNLAAMLDMAFQLLAFFILTFRPSPVEGQLLLNLPPPTPVTKVSSAGGEGPAVPASDVEPVLLSVMSDPAGKVAGVTAFSGDTGFRGPADAANLQRLNQILKDAISVDGSLYDQILIQVDPTLHYDELMKIIDVCLKQTLPDGTPLTKINFTELPVSEPM; the protein is encoded by the coding sequence ATGGCCAAGCGCGCGAAGAAACACCGTAGCTCCGAAGAGGTCCAGCTGAATCTGGCGGCCATGCTCGACATGGCGTTCCAGCTACTGGCCTTCTTCATCCTGACGTTCCGTCCTTCTCCAGTGGAAGGACAGTTGCTGCTCAACCTGCCTCCGCCGACGCCCGTGACGAAGGTGAGTTCCGCCGGAGGCGAGGGGCCCGCGGTTCCCGCGAGCGACGTGGAGCCGGTGCTGCTGAGTGTGATGTCGGACCCGGCCGGCAAGGTGGCGGGAGTGACGGCGTTCTCGGGGGACACGGGATTCCGCGGTCCGGCCGATGCGGCCAACCTGCAGCGCCTGAACCAGATCCTGAAAGACGCGATCAGCGTCGACGGGAGCCTGTACGACCAGATCCTGATTCAGGTCGATCCGACACTGCACTACGATGAACTGATGAAGATCATCGACGTCTGCCTGAAGCAGACGTTGCCCGACGGGACTCCCCTGACGAAGATCAATTTTACGGAACTGCCTGTCAGTGAGCCGATGTGA
- a CDS encoding SDR family oxidoreductase: protein MSPATKYPKAPLPPQTQPKPGLDSEMTPKPMFEGREYRAAGKLEGKSALVTGGDSGIGKAVANFYAREGADVAIVFLPAEKSDAEETKAAIEKAGRRALLLPGDVTSRTFCDEAVERTVQEFGKLDILVNNAAYQQTHESLEEITDEEWDKVFRTNIHAYFYLARAALKHMKAGSTIINCGSITGLEGSKKLIDYASTKGAIHAFTKSLAQNLAERKIRVNCVSPGPIWTPLQPVSKPADDVADHGGDTPMKRAGQPEEVAPAFVFFASEADSSYISGEILTVLGGETRAG from the coding sequence ATGTCTCCCGCGACGAAGTATCCGAAGGCTCCGCTTCCACCGCAGACGCAGCCCAAGCCGGGGTTGGATTCCGAGATGACTCCCAAGCCGATGTTTGAAGGGCGGGAGTATCGGGCGGCCGGGAAACTCGAAGGGAAGTCGGCGCTGGTGACCGGGGGCGATTCGGGAATCGGAAAGGCGGTCGCAAACTTCTATGCGCGTGAAGGGGCAGATGTGGCGATCGTCTTCCTGCCGGCGGAGAAGTCCGACGCGGAAGAAACGAAGGCGGCGATCGAGAAAGCGGGAAGGAGGGCGCTGTTGCTGCCAGGAGACGTGACGTCGCGCACCTTCTGCGATGAGGCGGTCGAGCGGACGGTGCAGGAGTTCGGAAAGCTGGACATCCTCGTGAACAACGCCGCTTACCAGCAGACGCACGAGAGTCTGGAGGAGATTACCGACGAGGAGTGGGACAAGGTGTTCCGGACGAACATCCATGCCTACTTCTACCTGGCCCGGGCGGCGCTGAAGCACATGAAGGCCGGGAGCACGATCATCAACTGCGGGTCGATTACCGGCCTGGAGGGGAGCAAGAAACTGATCGACTATGCCTCGACCAAAGGGGCCATTCACGCATTCACGAAGTCGCTCGCGCAGAACCTTGCAGAACGAAAGATCCGCGTGAACTGCGTTTCCCCCGGCCCGATCTGGACGCCCCTGCAGCCAGTATCGAAGCCGGCCGACGACGTCGCCGATCATGGCGGAGACACGCCGATGAAGCGCGCGGGACAGCCGGAAGAGGTTGCTCCTGCATTTGTCTTTTTCGCATCCGAAGCCGACTCGAGCTACATCAGCGGCGAGATTCTCACAGTTCTGGGAGGAGAGACGCGCGCCGGTTGA
- a CDS encoding GNAT family N-acetyltransferase — MLIRPIEPADHETLWSVMEETIRAGETYAAPMQMSRDDGVRWWTEGKESVLVAEIGGQVVGTYYLKPNQLGNGSHVANAGYLVAPFARGQGVAKRLCEHSLSEARHRGYLAMQFNFVVETNETAVRLWQRLGFQIVATVPRAFRHPTRGLVGAHVMWQSLEAD; from the coding sequence ATGCTGATTCGGCCTATTGAACCTGCAGACCATGAAACGCTGTGGAGCGTCATGGAAGAGACGATCCGTGCCGGCGAGACGTATGCGGCGCCCATGCAGATGTCACGCGACGATGGCGTCCGCTGGTGGACCGAGGGCAAAGAATCCGTGCTCGTTGCCGAGATCGGCGGGCAGGTTGTCGGAACGTATTACCTGAAGCCGAACCAGCTGGGGAACGGGTCGCACGTTGCGAATGCGGGCTATCTGGTCGCTCCGTTCGCCCGTGGACAGGGGGTTGCGAAGCGGCTTTGCGAGCATTCTCTGAGCGAGGCCCGCCATCGAGGATATCTCGCGATGCAGTTCAACTTTGTGGTGGAAACCAATGAGACGGCAGTGAGACTCTGGCAGCGTCTGGGCTTCCAGATCGTTGCGACTGTTCCGCGTGCGTTCCGTCATCCCACACGGGGGCTCGTCGGAGCTCACGTGATGTGGCAAAGCCTGGAAGCCGATTGA